In Sporichthyaceae bacterium, a genomic segment contains:
- a CDS encoding ABC transporter substrate-binding protein, translating to MTHQWSPEAHIDRRTLFRGAAGLGLTAAAGTLLPACGSGGRDQIESRAAGTTPVTQAGAGPTLETTSVRLHASAPVTCVAAQYMAEPFLREQGFTDVQYPPGLAKDLPERFRSGDIDIGLGYAAFFLPMIEAGAPLVLLGGVHVGCWEIIATGDIKSLRDFKGKTVSIGGLTFTDGIFMAMTLASIGLDLHKDVKVVNYPPTEHARLLSSGEVDAVVAFPPLSNDLKAKNIGHVVINSMTDAPWSNYYCCTVAVQRSWMEKNPVATKAALRAILKGADVVAKDPDGTAQSMVAHGYTANEAYARQSLHEMPYGIWRDFEPADSVRFYALRLKEAGLIHSTPEQLIKRGTDFSYLAELKQELGPAPQGGGTHVHHS from the coding sequence ATGACCCATCAGTGGAGTCCCGAAGCCCATATCGACCGCCGCACCCTGTTCCGTGGCGCCGCCGGGTTGGGCCTAACCGCCGCTGCCGGAACGCTGCTGCCCGCCTGCGGCTCGGGGGGCCGCGACCAGATCGAGAGCCGGGCAGCCGGGACGACGCCCGTGACGCAGGCGGGGGCCGGACCGACGCTGGAGACGACCAGCGTCCGACTGCACGCCTCCGCCCCTGTCACTTGCGTCGCCGCCCAGTACATGGCGGAGCCGTTCCTGCGGGAGCAAGGATTCACCGACGTGCAGTACCCGCCGGGTCTTGCCAAAGACCTGCCTGAGCGCTTCCGCTCCGGGGATATCGACATCGGTCTGGGATACGCCGCCTTCTTCCTTCCGATGATCGAGGCCGGCGCGCCCCTGGTGCTGCTCGGCGGGGTCCACGTGGGCTGCTGGGAGATCATCGCTACCGGTGACATCAAGTCGTTGCGCGACTTCAAGGGCAAGACGGTGTCCATCGGCGGCCTTACCTTCACCGACGGCATCTTCATGGCGATGACCCTGGCCAGCATCGGCCTCGATCTGCACAAGGACGTCAAGGTGGTCAACTACCCACCGACTGAGCACGCCCGGCTCCTCTCCTCCGGTGAGGTCGACGCGGTGGTGGCCTTCCCGCCGCTGTCCAACGACCTGAAGGCCAAGAACATCGGCCACGTGGTGATCAACTCCATGACCGATGCGCCCTGGTCGAACTACTACTGCTGCACCGTGGCGGTGCAACGAAGCTGGATGGAGAAGAACCCGGTGGCCACCAAGGCCGCGCTGCGGGCGATCCTCAAGGGCGCCGACGTGGTCGCCAAGGACCCCGACGGGACCGCACAATCCATGGTCGCTCATGGCTACACCGCCAACGAGGCCTACGCCCGGCAATCTCTGCACGAGATGCCGTACGGCATCTGGCGGGACTTCGAGCCTGCCGACAGCGTGCGGTTCTACGCGCTGCGCCTCAAGGAGGCGGGACTCATCCACAGCACCCCGGAGCAGCTCATCAAGCGGGGAACGGACTTTTCCTACCTGGCGGAGCTGAAGCAAGAACTTGGCCCAGCGCCCCAAGGTGGCGGAACCCATGTCCACCACTCCTGA
- a CDS encoding fumarate reductase/succinate dehydrogenase flavoprotein subunit, protein MTDLERHSYDVLVIGAGGAGLSAAIAAHEAGARTAVVCKSLLGKAHTVMAEGGIAAAMGNVWPDDNWQVHFRDTMRGGKMLNNWRMAQLHAQEAPERVQELEEWGALFDRTPDGLISQRDFGGHRYARLAHVGDRTGLEMIRTLQQRAVALGIDVYMECTITRLLTDGTGGAAHGTNRGPVAGAFGYWRESGRFVAFEAPAVILATGGIGKSFKVTSNSWEYSGDGHALAARVGATLLNMEFIQFHPTGMVWPPSVRGILVTESVRGDGGILKNKDGKRFMFDYIPEFFKADTADTEAEADRWYEDKKNNRRPPELLPRDEVARAINAEVKAGRGSPAGGAYLDIASRRTPEYINKRLPSMYHQFKDLADVDITKEPMEVGPTCHYIMGGVEVDADTQAALVPGLYAAGEVAGGMHGSNRLGGNSLGDLLVFGQRAGRYAAEYVATGNRPQVGDGQIEVAARDALAPFERENGENPYQLHQELQATMNELVGIIRDADEMNEALAKLQEFKARAQNLTVEGNRQFNPGWHLAIDLQNMLLCSEMVAVAAIERKESRGGHTRNDYPTADPFWGSQNIILSEKDGTVTFSHRPLPVMPDELKELFEEPK, encoded by the coding sequence ATGACCGATCTGGAAAGGCACAGCTACGACGTTCTCGTGATCGGCGCCGGCGGCGCCGGACTGTCCGCGGCGATCGCGGCGCACGAGGCGGGCGCGCGCACCGCGGTGGTCTGCAAGTCCCTGCTGGGCAAGGCCCACACGGTAATGGCCGAGGGCGGCATCGCCGCGGCGATGGGCAACGTCTGGCCGGATGACAACTGGCAGGTCCACTTCCGGGACACCATGCGCGGCGGCAAGATGCTGAACAACTGGCGGATGGCCCAGCTGCACGCCCAGGAGGCCCCCGAGCGCGTCCAGGAGCTGGAGGAGTGGGGGGCGCTGTTCGACCGCACCCCCGACGGCCTGATCTCCCAACGCGACTTCGGCGGCCACCGCTACGCCCGCCTGGCGCACGTCGGTGACCGCACCGGCCTGGAGATGATCCGCACCCTTCAGCAGCGCGCGGTGGCCCTGGGTATCGACGTGTACATGGAGTGCACGATCACCCGGCTGCTCACCGACGGCACCGGGGGGGCCGCGCACGGCACCAACAGGGGTCCCGTCGCGGGCGCCTTCGGTTACTGGCGGGAGTCCGGGCGGTTCGTCGCCTTCGAGGCGCCCGCGGTCATCCTGGCCACCGGCGGCATCGGCAAGAGCTTCAAGGTCACCTCGAACTCCTGGGAGTACTCCGGCGACGGCCACGCACTGGCCGCCCGGGTCGGCGCGACGCTGTTGAATATGGAGTTCATCCAGTTCCACCCGACCGGCATGGTCTGGCCGCCGTCGGTGCGCGGCATCTTGGTCACCGAATCGGTGCGTGGTGACGGCGGCATCCTGAAGAACAAAGACGGCAAGCGCTTCATGTTCGACTACATCCCGGAGTTCTTCAAAGCCGACACCGCGGACACCGAGGCCGAGGCCGACCGGTGGTACGAGGACAAGAAGAACAACCGCCGCCCACCGGAGCTGCTGCCCCGCGACGAGGTCGCCCGGGCCATCAACGCCGAGGTGAAGGCCGGCCGCGGGTCACCCGCCGGCGGCGCCTACCTGGACATCGCCTCGCGGCGCACGCCGGAGTACATCAACAAGCGGCTGCCGTCGATGTACCACCAGTTCAAGGACTTGGCCGACGTGGACATCACCAAGGAGCCCATGGAGGTCGGCCCGACCTGCCACTACATCATGGGCGGCGTCGAGGTGGACGCCGATACGCAGGCGGCGCTGGTGCCCGGGCTGTACGCGGCCGGCGAGGTCGCCGGCGGCATGCACGGCTCCAACCGGCTGGGCGGGAACTCCCTGGGCGACCTACTGGTGTTCGGCCAACGTGCCGGCAGGTACGCGGCGGAATACGTGGCTACGGGCAATCGACCGCAGGTCGGCGACGGTCAGATCGAGGTGGCCGCCAGGGATGCGCTCGCCCCGTTCGAGCGGGAGAACGGCGAGAACCCCTATCAGCTGCACCAGGAACTGCAGGCGACCATGAACGAGCTCGTCGGCATCATCCGCGACGCCGATGAGATGAACGAGGCGTTGGCCAAGCTGCAGGAGTTCAAGGCCCGCGCGCAGAACCTGACCGTGGAAGGCAACCGCCAGTTCAACCCCGGCTGGCACCTGGCCATCGACCTGCAGAACATGCTGCTCTGCTCGGAGATGGTCGCCGTGGCCGCGATCGAGCGCAAGGAGAGCCGCGGCGGGCACACCCGCAACGACTACCCGACCGCCGATCCGTTCTGGGGCTCGCAGAACATCATCCTGTCCGAGAAGGACGGGACCGTGACGTTCTCCCACCGGCCCCTGCCGGTCATGCCGGACGAACTCAAGGAACTGTTCGAGGAGCCCAAGTGA
- a CDS encoding succinate dehydrogenase/fumarate reductase iron-sulfur subunit translates to MTATVSSNNPKAIQPGVDKSKSYTAQFKVWRGDSSGGDLRDYTVEVNEGEVVLDIIFRIQAEQANDLAVRWNCKAGKCGSCSAEINGKPRLMCMTRMSALPPGETVVVTPLRTFPVIKDLATDVSFNYKKAQEVLAFKPQPRDPDGKYRMAQIDVERGQEFRKCIECWMCQNVCHVIRDHEENKPAFSGPRFFIRLAELDMHPLDTNDRQAISQEQHGLGMCNITKCCTEVCPEHIKITDNGIIPLKERVADRKYDPVFKALGLSKKKRNG, encoded by the coding sequence GTGACCGCGACTGTTTCGTCGAACAACCCGAAGGCCATCCAGCCGGGCGTCGACAAGTCCAAGAGTTACACCGCGCAGTTCAAGGTGTGGCGCGGCGACTCCTCCGGCGGCGACCTGCGCGACTACACCGTCGAGGTCAACGAGGGCGAGGTCGTCCTCGACATCATCTTCCGCATTCAGGCCGAGCAGGCCAACGACCTGGCCGTGCGGTGGAACTGCAAGGCCGGTAAGTGCGGGTCGTGCTCGGCGGAGATCAACGGCAAGCCGCGGCTGATGTGCATGACCCGGATGTCCGCGCTGCCGCCGGGCGAGACCGTGGTGGTCACCCCACTGCGCACCTTCCCGGTAATCAAGGACCTGGCTACCGACGTCTCGTTCAACTACAAGAAGGCGCAGGAGGTCCTCGCCTTCAAACCACAGCCGCGGGACCCCGACGGCAAGTACCGCATGGCACAGATCGATGTCGAGCGCGGTCAGGAATTCCGCAAGTGCATCGAGTGCTGGATGTGCCAGAACGTCTGCCACGTCATCCGCGACCACGAGGAGAACAAGCCGGCCTTCTCCGGCCCACGGTTCTTCATCCGGCTCGCCGAGTTGGACATGCACCCGTTGGACACCAACGACCGGCAGGCCATCTCCCAGGAGCAGCACGGCCTGGGCATGTGCAACATCACCAAGTGCTGCACCGAGGTCTGCCCCGAGCACATCAAGATCACCGACAACGGCATCATCCCGCTCAAGGAGCGGGTGGCCGACCGCAAGTACGACCCGGTGTTCAAGGCCCTCGGGCTGAGCAAGAAGAAGAGGAACGGCTAA
- a CDS encoding response regulator has product MKAMSRILVVDDTPANVRLLEAVLLPRGYDVLCAGSGEEALELVAKERPDLVLLDLLMPGMNGHEVCRRLREDPATATLPVVMITASGAGEKLQALESGADDFVTKPFDQAELLARVRSLLRVKEYHDLIEAQGVELADLNRTLTARVADQVGELERLGRLRRYLSPQVAELLVSSADDTVTRSPRREVAVLFCDLRGFTAFSEQSEPEEVMAVLAEFHEAVGPVINSFGATVGFFAGDGLMVFFNDPLPCPNPSEAAVRLALAMREATAELVRSWDRLGRELGFGVGIAFGFATLGEVGFDGRYDYTVVGNVANLAARLCDEAAAGEILVSGRVQLAVGSLARTEPAGDFTLRGFQRPVPAHRVTGLTEPEGTASGKVGAATAPGLGALTTREREVARLAVQGRTAPAIARELFIGERTVESHLARTYAKLGVDSKLDLIRRAVELGLAD; this is encoded by the coding sequence ATGAAGGCGATGTCCCGCATCCTGGTGGTCGACGACACCCCGGCGAACGTCAGGCTGTTGGAGGCCGTCCTGCTGCCTCGGGGGTACGACGTGCTCTGCGCCGGCTCTGGGGAGGAGGCACTCGAGTTGGTGGCCAAGGAACGACCCGACCTGGTGCTCCTCGACCTGCTGATGCCCGGCATGAACGGCCACGAGGTGTGCCGGCGGCTGCGGGAGGACCCGGCCACCGCCACCCTGCCGGTGGTCATGATCACGGCCAGCGGGGCCGGGGAGAAACTTCAGGCCCTCGAGTCTGGGGCCGACGACTTCGTCACCAAGCCTTTCGACCAGGCCGAGCTGCTGGCCCGGGTCCGCTCCCTGCTGCGGGTCAAGGAGTACCACGATCTGATCGAGGCTCAGGGTGTCGAACTGGCCGATCTGAACCGGACGTTGACCGCCCGGGTGGCCGATCAGGTGGGAGAACTCGAGCGCCTGGGCCGGCTGCGGCGCTACCTCTCGCCGCAGGTGGCCGAGCTGTTGGTGTCCTCGGCCGACGACACTGTGACCCGCAGCCCCCGCCGCGAGGTGGCGGTGCTCTTCTGCGACCTGCGGGGGTTCACCGCCTTCTCCGAGCAGTCCGAGCCCGAGGAGGTGATGGCCGTCCTGGCCGAGTTCCACGAGGCGGTCGGGCCGGTCATCAATAGCTTCGGTGCCACCGTCGGGTTCTTCGCGGGTGACGGGCTCATGGTGTTCTTCAACGACCCACTGCCCTGTCCGAACCCGTCCGAGGCGGCCGTGCGCCTTGCGCTGGCCATGCGCGAGGCGACCGCGGAACTGGTCCGGAGCTGGGATCGGCTCGGCCGCGAACTCGGCTTCGGCGTGGGCATCGCCTTCGGCTTCGCCACCCTCGGAGAGGTGGGTTTCGACGGTCGCTACGACTACACGGTCGTGGGCAACGTGGCCAACCTCGCCGCCCGACTCTGCGACGAGGCCGCCGCGGGCGAGATCCTGGTCAGTGGACGGGTCCAGCTGGCCGTGGGATCCCTCGCCCGGACCGAGCCGGCCGGCGACTTCACCCTGCGGGGCTTCCAGCGACCGGTGCCCGCCCACCGGGTGACGGGCCTGACCGAACCTGAGGGCACGGCGTCGGGCAAGGTCGGCGCTGCGACCGCGCCGGGTCTCGGGGCGCTCACCACCCGGGAGCGGGAGGTGGCCCGGCTGGCCGTCCAGGGCCGGACCGCCCCCGCCATCGCCCGCGAGCTGTTCATCGGCGAACGGACCGTGGAGAGCCACTTGGCCCGTACCTACGCCAAACTGGGCGTCGACTCCAAGCTGGACCTCATCCGGCGAGCTGTCGAACTGGGCCTCGCTGACTAG
- a CDS encoding ABC transporter substrate-binding protein, with translation MMTQQWNPDARLDRRTLLRGAAGFGLAGAAATLLPGCSSNGKDQVASRAAAVIPGKQSAAGPALETTSIRLHSIPPAICIAAEYMAEPFLREQGFTDVQYTPYASKDLLAHFAAGDIDFGIGYAAAFIPQIAAGAPLVMLGGVHVGCWEVFATGDIKSMRDFKGKTVAITGPTFTDGIFMAMTLANVGLDLRKDVKLVTYPPTEFARLLSSGEVDAVVAFPPTSNDLTAKGIGHVVLNSMTDAPWSGYYCCTAVVHRSWMEKNPVATEAALRAVLKGADAVAKDPSAAAHTLVAHGFTPNEGYAHTALHQMPYHIWRDFDPEDSVRFYTLRLKEAGIIDRTPAQIIKQATNFSYLAQLKLELGG, from the coding sequence ATGATGACGCAACAGTGGAATCCCGATGCCCGTCTCGACCGTCGCACCCTGCTCCGTGGCGCCGCCGGGTTCGGCCTGGCAGGTGCCGCCGCGACGCTGCTGCCCGGCTGCTCCTCGAACGGCAAGGACCAGGTTGCGAGCCGGGCGGCGGCGGTGATCCCGGGGAAGCAGTCGGCGGCCGGGCCGGCCCTGGAGACGACCAGCATCCGCCTGCACTCCATCCCGCCGGCCATCTGCATTGCCGCCGAGTACATGGCGGAGCCGTTCCTGCGGGAACAGGGGTTCACCGACGTGCAGTACACGCCGTATGCGTCCAAGGACCTGCTCGCGCACTTCGCCGCCGGGGACATCGACTTCGGCATCGGGTACGCCGCGGCCTTCATCCCCCAGATCGCCGCCGGCGCACCCCTGGTGATGCTCGGCGGGGTCCACGTGGGCTGCTGGGAGGTCTTTGCGACCGGCGACATCAAGTCGATGCGCGACTTCAAGGGCAAGACGGTTGCGATCACTGGCCCGACTTTTACCGACGGCATCTTCATGGCGATGACCCTGGCCAACGTCGGCCTCGACCTGCGCAAGGACGTCAAACTGGTCACCTACCCACCGACCGAGTTCGCCCGGCTTCTGTCCTCGGGTGAGGTCGACGCGGTGGTGGCCTTCCCGCCGACCTCCAACGACCTGACGGCCAAGGGCATCGGCCACGTGGTGCTCAACTCCATGACCGATGCGCCGTGGTCGGGCTACTACTGCTGCACCGCGGTGGTGCACCGAAGCTGGATGGAGAAGAACCCAGTCGCCACCGAGGCCGCGCTGCGGGCGGTGCTCAAGGGCGCCGACGCGGTCGCCAAGGATCCCAGCGCAGCTGCCCACACGTTGGTCGCCCACGGCTTTACCCCCAACGAAGGCTACGCCCACACGGCCCTCCACCAGATGCCGTACCACATCTGGCGGGACTTCGACCCTGAGGACAGCGTGCGGTTCTACACCCTGCGCCTCAAGGAGGCGGGAATCATCGACCGCACCCCCGCGCAGATCATCAAGCAGGCAACGAACTTCTCGTACCTGGCGCAGCTGAAGCTTGAGTTGGGGGGCTAG
- a CDS encoding (deoxy)nucleoside triphosphate pyrophosphohydrolase produces the protein MSGHRVVVGAALLRNGRVLAARRRAPEAVAGGWEFPGGKVEAGESEAAAVVRECREELGVDVVCGSRVPGEWQVNAVLVLRLFLAEIVRGEPLPGADHDQLRWLSGAELFDVDWLPADLPAAMSLAGLLPT, from the coding sequence GTGTCCGGCCATCGCGTGGTGGTCGGCGCGGCGCTGCTGCGGAACGGTCGGGTGCTGGCCGCCCGACGACGCGCCCCGGAGGCGGTGGCCGGCGGGTGGGAGTTCCCCGGCGGCAAGGTCGAGGCGGGGGAGTCCGAGGCAGCCGCGGTGGTCCGCGAGTGCCGCGAGGAACTCGGGGTGGACGTGGTCTGCGGATCTCGGGTGCCCGGGGAGTGGCAGGTGAACGCGGTGCTGGTGCTGCGGCTGTTCCTCGCCGAGATTGTCCGGGGCGAGCCGCTGCCCGGTGCCGATCACGATCAGCTGCGCTGGTTGTCCGGCGCCGAGTTGTTCGACGTTGACTGGCTGCCCGCGGATCTGCCCGCGGCGATGTCACTGGCCGGGCTGCTGCCCACCTAA
- a CDS encoding FAD-binding oxidoreductase codes for MGSSPAMDAGHAQRVAALVEQYAAIPPDAPVRLAKRTSNLFRERARNEGPRLDVRPFEHVLAVDPATRTASVEGMVTYEALVDATLPHGLMPKVVPQLKTITLGGAVTGLGIESSSFRNGCPHESVLEMEILTADGRVIIARPDGEHADLFRAFPNSYGTLGYALRLEIELEPVKPYVKLRHVRHRDAATFFAAMDEACRTRNHDGEGVDFVDGTVFSDTEMYLTLGQFVDEAPFLSDYTWMHIYYRSLQTYGEDYLTTRDYLWRWDTDWFWCSRAFGVQKPWVRRLMGRRLLRSDVYWRIVALERRTHLNARIERLRGKPAREEVVQDVEVPIGRAAEFLDFFLREIAIEPIWVCPLQQSARDVEWPLYTFTPGTLYVNFGFWSAVDLEPGEPDGTHNRMIEAKVSELGGRKSLYSTAFYTPEEFWRLYNGPVYEVVKKSYDPGGRLLDLYAKCVGRQ; via the coding sequence ATGGGGAGTTCTCCAGCGATGGATGCCGGTCACGCGCAGCGGGTGGCCGCGCTGGTCGAGCAGTACGCCGCGATCCCGCCGGACGCCCCGGTGCGCCTTGCCAAGCGCACCTCGAACCTGTTCCGCGAGCGCGCCCGTAACGAAGGGCCGCGGCTGGACGTGCGGCCCTTCGAGCACGTGCTGGCGGTCGACCCGGCGACCCGCACGGCCTCGGTCGAGGGCATGGTCACCTACGAGGCGTTGGTGGACGCCACGCTGCCCCACGGGCTGATGCCCAAGGTGGTGCCGCAGCTGAAGACGATCACTCTCGGTGGCGCGGTAACCGGGCTGGGCATCGAGTCCAGCTCGTTCCGCAACGGCTGCCCGCACGAGTCGGTCCTCGAAATGGAGATCCTCACCGCCGACGGTCGGGTGATCATCGCGCGGCCCGATGGGGAGCACGCCGACCTGTTCCGCGCCTTCCCCAACTCCTACGGCACGCTGGGTTACGCGCTGCGGCTGGAGATCGAACTGGAGCCGGTCAAGCCCTACGTGAAGTTGCGCCACGTCCGCCATCGGGACGCGGCGACATTCTTCGCGGCGATGGATGAGGCGTGCCGCACCCGCAACCACGACGGTGAGGGGGTGGACTTCGTCGACGGCACGGTGTTCTCCGATACCGAGATGTACCTGACGCTAGGTCAGTTCGTCGACGAGGCACCGTTTCTCTCCGACTACACGTGGATGCACATCTACTACCGATCTCTCCAGACCTACGGCGAGGACTACCTGACCACGCGGGATTACCTGTGGCGCTGGGACACCGACTGGTTCTGGTGCTCGCGTGCGTTCGGGGTGCAGAAGCCGTGGGTGCGTCGGTTGATGGGCCGTCGCCTGCTGCGCTCGGACGTCTACTGGCGCATCGTCGCGCTGGAGCGGCGGACCCACCTCAACGCCCGCATCGAGCGCCTGCGCGGCAAGCCCGCGCGCGAGGAGGTTGTGCAGGACGTCGAGGTGCCGATCGGCCGGGCAGCGGAGTTCCTGGACTTCTTCCTGCGCGAGATCGCGATCGAACCGATCTGGGTGTGCCCGCTGCAGCAGAGCGCCCGGGATGTGGAGTGGCCGCTGTACACGTTCACTCCCGGCACGCTCTACGTGAACTTCGGCTTCTGGTCCGCGGTGGATCTGGAACCGGGCGAGCCGGACGGCACGCACAACCGGATGATCGAGGCCAAGGTCAGCGAGTTGGGCGGGCGCAAGTCGCTGTACTCCACCGCGTTCTATACCCCGGAGGAGTTCTGGCGGTTGTACAACGGCCCGGTCTATGAGGTCGTGAAGAAGAGCTACGACCCCGGTGGTCGGTTGCTCGATCTGTACGCCAAGTGCGTCGGCAGACAGTGA
- a CDS encoding response regulator: MARAAVPIRRKLQVAFGAVVALLITIGAIGLYSLGQANHRAEGLSDLQGKVSIYRQLQNDINIKLYGGASVLSDPAPDALDAAQRALNQSYDFSRLQFVAQDDGQLLTRIEATYNQFATVMTKGIKLARQGKLARGQELQRASAKPLADQLERLTNQLVNKAEADIANLVEDNQQAYRSSRQAFIAIALGGVALALLLGFAISWSIIGPIKKMGLRFDELAAGDFSSHVDVANRDELGTLAANLNRMNDELGRLYHDLETTSRHKSEFLANMSHELRTPLNAIIGFSEVLGEQLFGPLNERQADYVADIVSSGRHLLLLINDILDLSKVEAGKMELELSTFRLGEVLEVGLTMVRERAMAHGITLDLHIGDAVDDIEADERKIKQVVFNLLSNAVKFTPDGGTVEVLAAHDGDRVQVAVRDTGFGIAPADQARIFEEFEQTGQREGTGLGLPLARSFVVLHGGELEVESEPGVGSTFTVTLPVRQTGPARPTVSVASAVLAASADSVPVAGESNGGRANRTTVLVVEDDEHSAALLSLHLEQAGFDVVACGDAEAGIEAARRLRPTAIVLDIVLPRLSGWDFLALAKGDEAIAHIPVVIVSSLDERGKGFALGAADWLVKPVDREHLLATLRPLVTLPGSGPCRVLAIDDDPMALRLIETVLAPEGFTVVVAGSGEEGVRTAKAERPDLIILDLLMPGMDGFAVVEQLRAEESTAAIPVVILTSKTLDARERERLAAQLTHLATKASFSRAEFVALVRRTCERGVEVTR; this comes from the coding sequence GTGGCGCGCGCGGCCGTTCCCATCCGCCGCAAGCTGCAGGTGGCCTTCGGGGCGGTAGTGGCGCTGCTCATCACTATCGGAGCCATCGGCCTGTACTCCCTGGGCCAGGCCAACCATCGCGCCGAAGGGCTGAGCGACCTGCAGGGCAAGGTCTCCATCTACCGCCAACTACAGAACGACATCAACATCAAGCTCTACGGCGGGGCCTCCGTGCTCTCCGATCCTGCCCCCGACGCCCTCGACGCCGCCCAACGCGCGCTCAACCAGTCCTACGACTTCAGCCGGCTCCAGTTCGTCGCCCAGGACGACGGTCAGCTGCTCACCCGGATCGAGGCCACCTACAACCAATTCGCGACGGTGATGACGAAGGGGATCAAGCTGGCGCGACAGGGAAAGCTGGCCCGGGGTCAGGAACTGCAGCGCGCCAGCGCCAAGCCTCTTGCCGACCAGCTCGAACGCCTGACCAACCAGCTGGTGAACAAGGCGGAGGCGGATATCGCCAACCTGGTCGAGGACAACCAGCAGGCCTACCGAAGCTCCCGGCAAGCCTTCATCGCCATCGCCCTCGGCGGCGTCGCCCTCGCCCTGCTGCTCGGCTTCGCCATCTCCTGGTCGATCATCGGGCCGATCAAGAAGATGGGCCTGCGCTTCGACGAGCTGGCCGCAGGCGACTTCTCCAGTCACGTCGACGTGGCCAACAGGGACGAGCTGGGCACGCTCGCCGCCAACCTCAACCGGATGAACGACGAGCTGGGCCGCCTCTACCACGACCTGGAGACGACCAGCCGGCACAAGTCGGAGTTCCTGGCCAACATGAGCCACGAGCTGCGCACGCCGCTCAACGCCATCATCGGCTTCTCCGAGGTTCTGGGCGAGCAACTGTTCGGGCCGCTGAACGAACGCCAGGCCGACTATGTCGCCGACATCGTTTCCTCCGGGCGCCACCTGCTGCTGCTGATCAACGACATCCTCGACCTGTCCAAGGTCGAGGCCGGGAAGATGGAACTGGAGCTGTCCACCTTCCGGTTGGGCGAAGTACTCGAGGTCGGCCTGACCATGGTGCGGGAGCGGGCGATGGCCCACGGCATCACCCTCGACCTGCACATCGGCGACGCGGTGGACGACATCGAGGCCGACGAGCGCAAGATCAAGCAGGTCGTGTTCAACCTGCTGTCCAACGCCGTCAAGTTCACCCCCGACGGCGGGACGGTGGAAGTGCTCGCCGCCCATGACGGCGATCGTGTCCAGGTGGCCGTGCGCGACACCGGGTTCGGCATCGCGCCCGCCGACCAGGCCCGGATCTTCGAGGAGTTCGAGCAGACGGGCCAGCGGGAAGGAACTGGGCTCGGGCTACCCCTGGCGCGCAGCTTCGTCGTCCTGCACGGCGGGGAACTGGAGGTCGAGAGCGAACCAGGCGTGGGCAGCACCTTCACGGTGACGTTGCCGGTTCGTCAGACGGGGCCGGCCAGGCCCACGGTGTCGGTGGCGAGCGCGGTGCTCGCTGCATCCGCGGACTCGGTCCCGGTCGCGGGGGAGTCGAACGGCGGCCGGGCCAATCGCACGACCGTGTTGGTGGTCGAGGACGACGAGCACTCCGCCGCGTTGCTCAGCCTCCACCTGGAACAGGCCGGCTTCGACGTGGTGGCGTGTGGGGACGCGGAAGCGGGGATCGAGGCTGCGCGGCGGTTGCGACCGACGGCCATCGTCCTGGACATCGTGCTCCCGCGGCTGTCCGGGTGGGATTTCCTGGCCCTCGCCAAGGGAGACGAGGCCATCGCCCACATCCCGGTGGTCATCGTCTCCTCGCTCGACGAGCGGGGTAAGGGATTCGCCCTCGGGGCGGCCGACTGGTTGGTCAAACCGGTGGACCGGGAGCACTTGCTGGCTACCCTGCGTCCGCTGGTCACCCTGCCGGGATCCGGGCCGTGCCGGGTGCTCGCCATCGACGACGACCCGATGGCCCTGCGGCTCATCGAGACGGTGCTGGCGCCGGAGGGGTTCACCGTAGTGGTGGCCGGCTCGGGGGAGGAGGGAGTGCGAACCGCCAAGGCAGAGCGCCCTGACCTCATCATCCTCGACCTGCTCATGCCGGGCATGGACGGTTTCGCCGTGGTGGAACAACTGCGGGCGGAGGAGTCCACGGCGGCGATTCCGGTGGTCATCCTGACGTCCAAGACGCTGGATGCGCGCGAGCGGGAGCGTCTCGCTGCCCAGTTGACCCACCTGGCCACCAAGGCGTCGTTCTCTCGGGCCGAGTTCGTGGCTCTGGTGCGCCGCACGTGCGAGCGCGGGGTGGAGGTGACGCGGTGA
- a CDS encoding response regulator produces MDTTGALVLIVEDNVKNMKLARDLLTYHGFRTLAAGNATDGIALAREHCPDLVLMDIQLPDMDGTAALKELRASPVTAGLRVVALTAFAMREDEERLRSAGFDGYLAKPIDVREFPGQIRRFCERGLPTRDEEQR; encoded by the coding sequence ATGGATACGACCGGTGCGCTGGTGCTCATCGTGGAGGACAACGTCAAGAACATGAAGCTGGCGCGTGACCTGCTCACCTACCACGGGTTCCGCACCCTGGCGGCCGGTAATGCAACCGACGGGATCGCGCTGGCCCGGGAGCACTGCCCCGACCTCGTGTTGATGGACATCCAACTCCCCGACATGGACGGCACGGCGGCGCTGAAGGAGCTGAGAGCGTCGCCCGTCACTGCCGGGTTGCGGGTGGTGGCCCTCACCGCCTTCGCCATGCGCGAGGATGAAGAGCGCCTCCGCTCCGCCGGCTTCGACGGCTACCTGGCCAAGCCGATCGACGTGCGTGAGTTCCCCGGCCAGATCCGCCGGTTCTGCGAACGGGGTCTGCCGACCCGAGACGAGGAGCAGAGATGA